In one Cryptococcus deuterogattii R265 chromosome 9, complete sequence genomic region, the following are encoded:
- a CDS encoding exosome complex component MTR3 — translation MSTFDRRRIPAPEISVPPVYEPLPDDAQAGPSTRTDRTDQEPRPIFLKTGLISQAHGSGYIEAGGVKIACSVYGPRPKPPPYSPQGTLNLEVKFAPFASDPRRAPLRDTEPLPLSNLLTQLLLPTLHLHLLPKSSIDVYLLVLESDTLTNVLSAGLTVASAAVADAGIEMAGLGVGGVVASLGADEQQGRERVVIDPSLEEEKESDIKVMVGTMPALSKVTNVWLTGEIEVDEACNMIEQAFEASKQTHSVVAEALIEGAGERGIATA, via the exons ATGTCCACTTTTGACCGTCGCCGTATCCCAGCACCCGAAATATCCGTCCCTCCTGTCTACGAGCCCCTTCCTGACGATGCTCAAGCTGGTCCGTCTACCCGGACAGACAGAACTGACCAAGAGCCAAGACCGATAT TCTTAAAAACAGGATTGATCAGTCAGGCGCATGGTAGCGGATACATTGAAGCTGGGGGTGTCAAGATTGCTTGCTCCGT ATACGGACCCAGACCCAAACCTCCCCCATACTCTCCTCAAGGTACCCTCAACCTTGAAGTAAAATTTGCCCCATTTGCCTCGGACCCTCGCCGTGCGCCATTGCGC GATACCGAACCACTTCCCTTATCTAACCTCCTAACCcaactcctcctccctacgcttcacctccacctcctgcCGAAATCATCCATCGACGTATACCTACTCGTCCTCGAATCTGATACCCTCACCAACGTCCTCTCTGCAGGGTTGACTGTCGCTTCGGCAGCGGTGGCAGATGCTGGAATCGAAATGGCTGGCTTGGGTGTGGGAGGAGTGGTAGCGAGCCTCGGAGCGGATGAGCAACAAGGCAGGGAGCGGGTGGTGATTGACCCAAGTttagaggaggagaaggaaagtgaTATCAAGGTTATGGTTGGGACGATGCCAGCGTTGAGCAAGGTGACGAATGTATGGTTGACTGGAGAGATCGAAGTGGATGAGGCATGTAAT ATGATTGAGCAGGCCTTCGAGGCGTCTAAACAGACGCACAGCGTCGTCGCGGAAGCCTTGATCGAAGGGGCCGGAGAACGGGGTATAGCAACTGCATAG
- a CDS encoding small nuclear ribonucleoprotein B and B': protein MVTLLHYRLKVTLNDGRSLVGQMLAYDKHMNFVLAECEEFRTVKAKKAKGSSSEPAPTTQQKRTLGLVILRGETIVSVSVEGPPPVQKEEPSLIPGPGKGMAAGRGMPLGAGAPGAMAARPMAYARPPPGFPAGAPGLPPGMPPGFPPAGGLPPGMPPAGMPPGFRPPGFPGAPAGMPPGFPPAGQMPPGRRFRPPQ, encoded by the exons ATGGTGACCTTGCTTCATTACAGACTTAAGGTTACCCT TAATGATGGTCGATCTCTTGTCGGTCAAATGTTGGCGTACGACAAGCATATGAACTTTGTGCTTGCTGAGTGTGAAGAATTTAGGACTGTCAAG GCAAAGAAGGCTAAAGGATCCTCCAGCGAGCCCGCTCCCACAACACAACAAAAACGAACTCTTGGTCTCGTTATCCTCCGAGGCGAGACTATTGTCTCAGTTTCTGTCGAAGGTCCTCCTCCCGTGCAAAAAGAGGAGCCCAGTTTGATTCCTGGTCCTGGTAAGGGTATGGCCgctggaagagggatgCCCCTTGGTGCTG GTGCTCCCGGCGCGATGGCTGCTCGACCGATGGCTTATGCTCGACCCCCTCCCGGATTCCCTGCCGGTGCCCCCGGTCTTCCCCCTGGAATGCCCCCAGGATTCCCTCCCGCAGGTGGATTGCCGCCTGGAATGCCTCCCGCTGG TATGCCTCCTGGATTCCGACCACCTGGGTTCCCTGGTGCGCCCGCGGGAATGCCACCTGGCTTCCCTCCTGCTGGTCAGATGCCTCCTGG CCGAAGGTTCCGTCCTCCGCAATAA
- a CDS encoding transcriptional regulatory protein translates to MVSSDAPPEGGLTSNSLASGSMQPPALPIRRTSAAESGKAGGKADKGDKEKSGRQSFSCAECRRLKLKCSREWPCTSCEKRGCAQICPSGEMRTGKGKRLILADTAELHQRISLLEVALSQSHAKTSSTPHPLLKSPYLFSPREPGSYGRNNFKSNGSGSGPGAEDELLQGAFGTLTIGKEGQATFVGSFAGSEYLREEGSGDELVEPETGPNVVGGENAQGHNAMGRRKKALAAPPATAEGRWSRKEQDSDLHRQGLYSSLFWGGEVKHDLEKLRDELPDYDSEGKALVMSYWENVNWQYQPIPRAMFENDHILNAYDTESPPNAHKLACVFLVMALGSMFDLNRPPFHPRGEQLFMLGRECISVAGIEQASPATVQAMHLMGTYILNDKHGNGGEVFWPILGTAVKIAQSLGLHRDGEHYGLSQYEVEERRQVWWEVVSYDRLQALCFGRPCSTSYKWSDTKTPEVPELIGDETGFHRAKYMLMNLMERVIDVQTQVVPVSLTVVSQLDSDLREYKKNLPELLMPNVAISDLPLDPNVHPHLVIHRFGIRLQIAQMRLLLNRPLFARALKDAPGDPSHSKFGSSFVALFENAQEIIHLVKALVIYHPSLVARWWFFWFHAFSSAVCLAAIAIRAPQCAFASPSFHTMSIVCDISAAAREGCRAKKGLPILLRLRKRAHEALVAASRAKNKVAADGSGEEDDLSHLVGSAKLRRVQAPLRRRSVSSSNGTGVAVGTGMTGGVDGTPSPNSGGSIATASTLVDNGLYEGVVPAFSGNQTTPAMGNSYPASSYSLMTSSWGSEDRLNGYIPNNLVSRSGVDPGAGTSRNTWPNVINSSPSTNIPVSPEYEGQMGVDMDISMALGMNMGMGMGGGLGMPGQHFQGDEGGGPMRYQDGMAGQGAGMGDQDGDMFGFNFEAFINQMDGPA, encoded by the exons ATGGTATCATCAGATGCACCACCCGAAGGAGGGTTGACTTCCAATTCACTGGCTTCTGGATCAATGCAGCCTCCCGCATTACCAATCAGGAGGACGTCTGCGGCAGAGTCAGGCAAAGCGGGGGGTAAAGCTGACAAAGGGgataaagagaagagtgggagaCAGAGCTTTAGCTGTGCTGAATGTCGACG ACTGAAGCTGAAATGTTCACGGGAATGGCCTTGTACGTCTT gcgagaagagagggtgtGCCCAGATCTGTCCTAGCGGAGAGATGAGGACTGGTAAGGGCAAAAG ACTCATTCTGGCTGATACGGCCGAA CTACATCAACGCATCTCTCTCCTCGAAGTTGCTCTTTCCCAATCTCACGCCAAAACCAGTTCAACCCCACATCCCCTCCTTAAATCCCCTTATCTTTTCTCCCCGCGCGAACCTGGTTCATACGGCCGTAACAATTTCAAATCTAATGGTTCCGGTAGCGGGCCAggggcggaggatgaactTCTCCAAGGAGCCTTTGGCACATTGACTATAggtaaagaaggacaagCGACGTTCGTGGGTAGTTTTGCGGGGAGTGAGTatttgagagaagaagggtcgGGTGATGAGTTGGTTGAGCCCGAAACGGGCCCGAATGTGGTTGGGGGAGAGAACGCCCAGGGGCATAATGCGATGGGTCGGAGGAAAAAGGCGTTGGCTGCACCGCCTGCGACGGCCGAAGGTCGATGGTCTCGGAAGGAGCAAGATAGTGATCTCCATAGGCAAGGATTATATTCGTCCTTGTTTTGGGGCGGGGAGGTCAAGCATGACTTGGAAAAGTTGAGGGACGAGTTGCCTGATTATGACAGCGAAGGGAAAGCGTTGGTGATGAGTTACTGGGAGAATGTGAACTGGCA ATACCAACCTATTCCGAGGGCGATGTTTGAGAATGACCACATTCTCAACGCTTACGACACTGAATCACCACCGAACGCACATAAACTGGCCTGTGTATTCCTTGTCATGGCACTGGGGTCAATGTTCGACCTCAATCGGCCTCCGT TCCACCCGAGAGGAGAGCAACTTTTCATGTTGGGCCGGGAATGTATCAGCGTGGCGGGCATCGAGCAGGCTAGTCCTGCAACCGTGCAGGCTATGCACTTGATGGGTACGTACATCCTCAATGATAAAC ATGGAAATGGTGGTGAAGTGTTTTGGCCAATTCTCGGCACTGCGGTCAAAATTGCTCAGAGT CTCGGCCTTCATCGCGACGGAGAACACTATGGCCTATCACAGtatgaagttgaagaacgACGTCAAGTTTGGTGGGAAGTTGTATCGTACGACAGGTTGCAAGCTCTATGCTTTGGTCG ACCTTGTTCGACAAGTTACAAATGGTCGGATACAAAGACTCCAGAAGTGCCTGAACTTATCGGAGATGAAACTGGAT TCCATCGTGCAAAATACATGTTAATGAACCTGATGGAACGGGTTATCGACGTT CAAACACAAGTGGTCCCTGTATCCTTGACAGTAGTCTCTCAACTGGACTCTGATCTCCGAGAAT ACAAGAAGAATCTTCCGGAACTTCTTATGCCAAACGTTGCCATCTCTGACCTCCCACTTGACCCGAACGTCCACCCTCATCTCGTCATCCATCGTTTTGGCATCCGTCTTCAAATCGCTCAGATGCGGCTTTTACTCAATCGACCCCTCTTCGCACGGGCCCTGAAAGACGCGCCTGGAGACCCTTCACACTCTAAATTCGGGTCGAGCTTTGTTGCATTGTTTGAGAATGCACAAGAGATTATACACCTCGTCAAAGCGCTGGTGATTTACCACCCATCTTTGGTGGCTAGGTGGTGGTTCTTTTGGTTCCATGCGTTTTCATCTGCTGTTTGCCT TGCCGCTATTGCCATCAGAGCTCCTCAATGTGCCTTTGCCAGCCCTTCATTCCACACCATGTCCATTGTCTGCGACATCTCCGCCGCCGCACGGGAAGGATGTCGTGCCAAAAAGGGTCTTCCTATTCTCTTACGCCTTCGTAAACGTGCACACGAAGCGCTTGTTGCCGCATCCCGCGCCAAAAACAAGGTTGCCGCAGATGGTTCtggtgaggaggacgaTTTGAGCCATCTCGTAGGATCAGCCAAGCTGAGACGAGTGCAAGCTCCGTTAAGAAGGCGGTCGGTATCGAGCTCGAATGGAACGGGCGTTGCTGTAGGGACCGGAATGACGGGAGGCGTGGATGGTACTCCATCACCCAATTCAGGAGGATCGATTGCGACCGCGTCGACATTGGTGGACAATGGTTTATACGAAGGGGTTGTTCCTGCTTTCTCTGGGAACCAAACAACTCCTGCGATGGGTAACTCCTACCCAGCCAGCTCGTATTCACTCATGACATCCTCCTGGGGGTCTGAAGATCGCTTGAATGGATATATTCCCAACAATCTCGTCTCTCGCTCTGGTGTTGATCCGGGAGCTGGAACAAGCAGGAATACATGGCCGAATGTAAtcaactcttctccatcgaCCAACATTCCAGTCAGTCCAGAGTACGAAGGGCAAATGGGGGTGGATATGGATATATCCATGGCCCTGGGCATGAATATGGgcatggggatgggagggggTTTGGGTATGCCTGGCCAGCATTTCCAAGGTGACGAAGGCGGAGGTCCTATGAGGTACCAGGATGGGATGGCCGGGCAGGGCGCGGGGATGGGGGATCAAGATGGAGATATGTTTGGGTTTAATTTTGAAGCTTTCATTAATCAGATGGACGGACCAGCTTGA
- a CDS encoding Atypical/ABC1/ABC1-B protein kinase encodes MLSLLTTGGQPIATRTFQRSVYGALSRSVTATYRPVLARPLANQATSSGGLATLTASNPAHQRDPETSKRPGNAIHLALRLPVVKRSLHTSRISRNTPQADTPPVPPTRPSISHRRLRRLRNLLILLSLLSILYYTYPPFRHTAIAVVRCARVMKAVSIDVWDYKQVFAAEERLGAAGKELTDEEIKLKRRARRACHRRSAERLLEALKKNSGIYVKLGQHVAAVQVLPKEWTETMRPLQDQCFPTPVERTDEMLREDLGMGIDDMFTDFEPNPIGVASLAQVHRAVDKRTGRRVAVKVQHADLQEFAAVDMATVNFAIHFVKYIFPDFEFSWLGEEMNVMLPLEMDFRHEAANSARCMGDFLHLKGKTSLYLPEVFWAEKRCMVMEFIEGGRVDDLMYLKKHKIDRNQVSQELARIFSQMVYINGYFHADPHHGNLLIRPKAPGSTSPFNFDVCLLDHGQYFDVPDDLRVNYAHFWLSLIKSTSKKTIAERRHYARLVGNIDDDMYPILESAITGQINMADKSNTHDSANDPRPTSLLDSKIFDKDQIRKLRAAMLEREGLIASIFELLRVVPRRMLMILKLSDLQRSLDQSLATTHGQSRVFIIVARYCAKAVWQADYADFRKTLSTSGFSLGLFKNFIGSFFDYAYWNATLGLVELGLDARARSIKIALWFDGLVKGGLKAAEAEMAGLSLDGAIPATV; translated from the exons ATGCTTTCCCTCCTTACCACAGGAGGACAGCCTATTGCCACGAGGACTTTTCAACGCTCCGTCTATGGGGCATTGAGCCGTTCAGTGACGGCAACCTATCGACCAGTCCTCGCGCGGCCATTGGCAAACCAAGCGACGTCGAGTGGCGGGTTGGCGACGTTGACAGCTTCAAATCCGGCTCATCAAAGAGATCCTGAGACTTCAAAAAGACCGGGGAATGCCATCCATTTGGCCTTACGCTTGCCAGTGGTTAAGAGGAGCTTGCACACTTCTCGAATCTCAAGGAATACCCCTCAAGCCGACACTCCCCCCGTTCCACCCACTCGTCCATCCATTTCCCATCGGCGTCTTCGCAGACTCCGAAATTTGCTGATCCTCCTCTCATTGCTCTCTATCCTTTATTACACATATCCCCCCTTTCGCCATACAGCCATCGCTGTCGTTCGTTGCGCGAGGGTGATGAAGGCAGTCTCTATCGATGTATGGGACTACAAGCAGGTTTTTGCTGCCGAAGAACGACTAGGAGCGGCGGGCAAGGAGCTCACGGATGAGGAGAtaaagttgaagagaagagctAGAAGAGCGTGTCACAGACGCAGTGCGGAGAGGTTGTTGGAGGCGCTTAAGAAGAATTCGGGTATTTATGTGAAACTGGGGCAACATGTTGCCGCTGTGCAAGTTTTGCCGAAAGAATGGACCGAAACAATGAGGCCATTACAGGATCAGTGTTTTCCGACGCCTGTGGAGAGGACAGATGAGATGTTACGTGAGGAtttggggatggggattGACGACATGTTTACAGACTTTGAGCCCAACCCTATCGGAGTCGCCTCTCTTGCTCAAGTTCATCGTGCAGTCGACAAGCGAACAGGTCGAAGGGTAGCGGTCAAAGTCCAACATGCTGATTTACAAGAATTCGCCGCTGTGGACATGGCCACAGTCAATTTTGCAATCCATTTTGTGAAATACATCTTCCCCGATTTTGAGTTCAGTTGGTtaggggaagagatgaacgTGATGCTGCCGCTCGAGATGGATTTCAGGCATGAAGCGGCAAACTCTGCCAGGTGTATGGGTGACTTCTTGCACCTCAAGGGGAAAACTAGTCTCTACCTTCCCGAAGTTTTTTGggcggagaagagatgtatGGTCATGGAGTTCATTGAAGGCGGGCGAGTGGATGATTTGATGTACCTCAAGAAACACAAGATTGACCGTAATCAAGTATCCCAAGAACTCGCTAGGATTTTTAGCCAGATGGTGTATATCAATGGCTATTTCCACGCCGACCCCCATCATGGGAACCTTTTGATCCGACCAAAAGCCCCTGGTTCCACATCGCCTTTCAATTTTGACGTCTGTCTTCTCGATCATGGACAGTACTTTGATGTACCGGATGATCTCCGAGTGAATTACGCGCATTTTTGGTTATCCCTTATCAAATCCACATCCAAAAAGACAATTGCCGAGAGACGGCATTATGCTAGGCTTGTAGGGAACATTGACGATGATATG TACCCGATACTGGAATCCGCTATTACCGGCCAAATTAATATGGCCGATAAAAGCAACACCCACGATTCAGCTAACGATCCTCGACCCACTTCGTTGCTCGATTCCAAAATCTTTGATAAGGATCAAATAAGGAAGTTGAGGGCTGCAATGTTAGAAAGGGAGGGATTGATCGCTTCCATCTTTGAACTGTTACGAGTAGTTCCTAG GCGTATGTTGATGATCCTCAAACTATCAGACTTGCAACGATCACTGGACCAGAGTCTTGCTACCACCCATGGACAAAGCCGAGTCTTTATTATCGTTGCTCGCTACTGTGCCAAGGCTG TCTGGCAAGCCGATTATGCCGACTTCCGCAAAACTTTATCTACCAGTGGCTTTTCCCTCGGCCTGTTCAAAAACTTTATTGGCTCATTCTTCGATTACGCGTACTGGAATGCCACGCTGGGCTTAGTGGAGCTTGGGTTGGACGCTCGAGCGAGGTCCATCAAGATTGCATTGTGGTTCGATGGTTTAGTGAAGGGCGGTCTGAAAGCAGCGGAGGCGGAGATGGCGGGATTGTCATTGGACGGTGCGATACCTGCGACAGTATAG
- a CDS encoding mitochondrial import receptor subunit tom22 — MVVVVEEVRDEAAEEVVLQEGENESDFETDSEVSSTISDDDDFNPADESLYDRVAALKDIVPPQTRSSLYNKYKSTTGWAWWGIQSAGSLAWLVSTSALLVGLPLALAIEDEARVVAQEKEMQMQSAGQQQMLGAPQGQQPQGVLPPGF, encoded by the exons ATGGTTGtcgttgttgaagaagtcCGTGACGAAGCCGCCGAGGAAGTTGTCCTCCAGGAGGGCGAGAACGAATCCGATTTCGAGACCGACTCTGAAGTCTCCTCGACTATCTCAGACGATGACGACTTTAACCCCGCCGACGAATCCCTCTACGACCGGGTCGCAGCTCTCAAAGACATAGTCCCTCCCCAGACCCGCTCAAGCCTGTACAACAAGTACAAGTCAACAACCGGCTGGGCTTGGTGGGGCATTCAGAGCGCCGGCTCTCTTGCCTGGTTGGTGAGCACCAGTGCTCTTTTGGTTGGTTTGCCTTTGGCTCTTGCCATTGAGGACGAGGCCAGAGTTGTTGCtcaggagaaggagatgcaGATGCAGAGCGCTGGTCAGCAGCAG ATGCTCGGTGCCCCTCAAGGCCAGCAACCCCAAGGCGTCCTCCCCCCTGGGTTCTAA
- a CDS encoding mannose-P-dolichol utilization defect 1 → MSANSLVTAITHNIPFFLRAPAEALIGEECYNTLVYDFNITDGECLKYALSKGLGFGIVIGGSIVKVPQIIKIVSDQSARGLSLSAYALETVAYAINLAYNSRNAFPFSTYGETFFLAIQNVIITLLIIYLAPQKGAVIGAKPLSSKQNTNRTKVLTGAVITATTGFFLWSETFCPLNLLSILQAVTLPLSLISKAPQIMTNYKYRSTGNLSAFAVFNNFLGCVARVFTTKQEVDDPLIFWGFASAAVLNAVLAVQMIMYWKDSEEKEEEVRRHNASEKGLPDVLERTGGILEVDTGKRWSRKLD, encoded by the exons ATGTCCGCCAATTCCTTGGTCACAGCAATCACCCACAAcatcccattcttcttgaGAGCCCCGGCAGAAGCCCTTataggagaagaatgcTATAACACCCTCGTGTACGATTTCAACATCACAGACGGCGAATGTCTCAAGTACGCTTTGTCTAAAGGCTTGGGGTTTGGGATCGTCATTGGAGGCAGTATCGTCAAGGTCCCTCAG ATCATCAAAATCGTATCTGACCAGTCTGCAAGAGGACTATCACTCTCTGCTTAT GCTCTCGAGACAGTCGCCTACGCTATCAACCTTGCTTACAACTCCCGAAATGcattccccttctccacatATGGAGAAACCTTCTTTCTCGCTATCCAAAACGTTATTATCACCCTTCTTATCATTTACCTTGCACCCCAAAAAGGAGCGGTTATTGGAGCCaaacctctttcttccaagcAAAATACCAATCGTACAAAGGTCTTGACTGGCGCTGTTATCACTGCTACAACAGGATTCTTCCTTTGGTCCGAAACATTCTGTCCTTTGAATCTTC TCTCGATCCTTCAAGCCGTCACTCTTCCCCTGTCTTTAATATCCAAGGCCCCCCAAATAATGACCAACTACAAGTACCGCTCTACCGGTAACCTCTCCGCTTTTGCGGTGTTCAACAATTTCCTCGGCTGTGTCGCCCGTGTATTCACAACAAAACAAGAAGTCGACGATCCCCTCATTTTCTGGGGGTTCGCAAGTGCTGCTGTGCTTAACGCGGTCTTAGCGGTGCAGATGATCATGTATTGGAAGGACagtgaggagaaggaggaggaggtgagaAGACATAATGCATCAGAAAAGGGCCTGCCAGACGTTCTGGAGAGAACGGGTGGTATCTTGGAGGTTGATACggggaagagatggtcgAGGAAGCTTGATTAG